The proteins below come from a single Methanococcoides sp. AM1 genomic window:
- a CDS encoding DUF424 domain-containing protein, which produces MYLKIHKSGNQMIVAVCDKELIGKKLKKGELVIEISEGFYKGEIASEEKIIEAISNATTANIFGSRAVQCAIDAGVIESGCVIYIEGIPHAQLYRL; this is translated from the coding sequence ATGTACCTGAAAATACACAAATCCGGAAATCAGATGATCGTTGCAGTTTGCGATAAAGAACTGATAGGTAAAAAGCTTAAAAAAGGCGAACTGGTCATCGAGATCAGTGAAGGATTCTACAAAGGCGAGATAGCATCTGAAGAAAAGATCATCGAAGCTATATCAAACGCCACAACCGCAAATATATTTGGCAGTCGCGCAGTCCAATGCGCCATCGATGCCGGCGTGATCGAATCCGGATGCGTTATATATATTGAAGGAATACCACATGCACAATTATATAGATTATAA